A window of the Desulforapulum autotrophicum HRM2 genome harbors these coding sequences:
- a CDS encoding SDR family NAD(P)-dependent oxidoreductase, whose protein sequence is MIILKESIHVNRPIESVFQYTSDFANIQEWDPGVISSVNPNPGDPQVGSVYDLVLKFGPFRPKMVYGVTALDPQARVVLNGKGDNFNATDTITFVHTLSGTRIDYQADIEFSGVSKSMEFLLAPVLKCAGKKAMAGLRKKLNPDHGTARHNTWFASGSNIMDYLADHTILLGMLMFTRFGYAIGKRFWARNDQILYGKRVVITGATSGIGRAAAMKLAEKKADLTFIARNREKAIKVQQEIIDQTQNPHVDFLLADLGVMADIRRVAEVLIRSRSPIDILINNAGALFNHRGETAEGFERTFATDLLGVFYLTQLLRTAFTRSGARIINVASGGMYTQKIDVDDLQNTHQPYDGTRAYARAKRGIVILTELWAEQLAGANGVVHAMHPGWVDTPGIKTALPEFHSLVHPILRTPEQGADTIVWLAASKEAGKSSGRFWLDRRPHETIVFPTTGESPEERQVLWERLNRLAAQGDLDDVGALCGKPGLTD, encoded by the coding sequence ATGATCATACTCAAAGAATCCATCCATGTAAACAGGCCCATTGAATCTGTTTTCCAATACACCAGTGATTTTGCGAACATCCAGGAGTGGGACCCGGGGGTGATATCCTCGGTAAACCCGAACCCCGGCGATCCCCAGGTCGGATCGGTCTATGATCTGGTCCTTAAATTTGGACCGTTCCGTCCTAAAATGGTGTATGGGGTCACAGCACTTGATCCCCAGGCCAGGGTGGTTTTAAACGGCAAGGGAGATAACTTTAACGCCACGGACACCATCACCTTTGTCCATACCTTGTCGGGCACAAGAATCGACTATCAGGCTGACATTGAATTTTCAGGCGTTTCAAAATCCATGGAATTTCTGCTCGCCCCTGTTTTAAAATGCGCAGGGAAAAAGGCCATGGCGGGACTGAGAAAAAAACTGAATCCCGACCACGGGACCGCCCGGCACAACACCTGGTTCGCGTCGGGATCCAATATCATGGACTACCTGGCCGATCATACGATTTTATTGGGCATGCTCATGTTCACCCGGTTCGGATACGCCATTGGCAAACGGTTCTGGGCCAGGAACGATCAAATCCTCTACGGCAAAAGGGTGGTTATCACGGGTGCCACCTCGGGTATCGGCCGGGCTGCAGCAATGAAGCTTGCTGAAAAAAAGGCAGACCTGACGTTCATTGCACGCAACAGGGAAAAGGCGATCAAGGTTCAGCAGGAGATTATCGACCAGACCCAAAATCCCCATGTCGATTTTCTGCTGGCAGACCTGGGCGTAATGGCAGACATTCGCCGCGTGGCAGAGGTCCTGATCCGCAGCAGAAGCCCCATCGATATCCTGATCAACAATGCCGGTGCCTTGTTCAACCATCGTGGCGAGACCGCCGAAGGGTTTGAACGAACCTTTGCCACGGATCTGCTTGGCGTTTTTTACCTCACCCAGCTGCTAAGGACGGCGTTCACCCGGTCTGGGGCCAGGATCATCAATGTTGCCTCAGGGGGAATGTACACCCAGAAGATTGATGTTGACGATCTTCAAAACACCCATCAGCCCTATGATGGCACACGAGCCTATGCCCGGGCCAAAAGGGGAATCGTTATCCTGACCGAACTCTGGGCCGAACAATTGGCCGGTGCCAATGGGGTTGTCCACGCCATGCACCCGGGTTGGGTGGATACCCCCGGGATTAAGACGGCTTTACCGGAATTTCATTCGCTGGTCCATCCAATCCTGAGAACACCGGAACAGGGAGCTGACACCATTGTATGGCTTGCCGCATCAAAGGAAGCAGGCAAATCCTCGGGCAGATTCTGGCTGGACAGGCGGCCCCATGAAACCATTGTCTTTCCCACGACCGGTGAATCGCCAGAGGAACGGCAGGTGTTGTGGGAACGCTTAAACCGGTTAGCGGCCCAGGGTGATCTGGACGACGTCGGTGCTTTGTGTGGCAAACCCGGCCTCACAGATTGA
- the uvsE gene encoding UV DNA damage repair endonuclease UvsE, which yields MMATLFNPDRIDKNPRTLKMIRFGLCCIFKEQPIKFRRTTATYLSKSSDREQKQRLSEICLINAENLLKALEFCHRNRIGGFRINSQILPLKTHPDVGYDILDLPGSDDIVQAFKACGEFSLKNDIRTTFHPDQFIILSSPNPDVVKRSIADLEYQAQVAQWVNADVINIHAGGVYGDKPSAVQRLVHTIETLSDPVRQRLTLENDDRSYSPRDLLPMCREMNIPLVYDVHHHRCLSDDLSIEEATERCLSTWNREPLFHISSPRDGWNASDTRKHHDFIDINDLPPLWLSMDITVEVEAKAKEVAIRKLMADLNMI from the coding sequence ATGATGGCGACATTGTTTAATCCCGACAGGATTGATAAAAATCCAAGGACCCTTAAGATGATAAGATTCGGCCTGTGCTGCATATTCAAAGAGCAACCCATCAAATTCCGGCGGACAACGGCGACATACCTTTCAAAAAGCTCAGATCGAGAACAGAAGCAGCGCCTGTCTGAAATCTGCCTGATCAATGCTGAAAATCTGTTAAAGGCACTCGAGTTCTGTCACCGGAACAGGATCGGCGGTTTCCGAATCAACAGCCAGATTCTGCCGCTGAAAACACACCCGGATGTGGGATATGATATCCTTGATCTGCCCGGTTCAGACGATATCGTTCAGGCATTCAAGGCCTGCGGTGAGTTCAGCCTGAAAAATGATATCAGAACCACATTTCACCCGGACCAGTTTATCATTCTTTCTTCTCCAAACCCGGATGTGGTCAAACGCTCCATTGCAGATCTTGAATACCAGGCCCAGGTCGCCCAATGGGTGAATGCCGATGTCATCAATATCCATGCCGGCGGGGTCTACGGCGATAAACCATCTGCAGTCCAGCGGCTGGTGCATACCATTGAAACCCTTTCCGACCCGGTCAGGCAGCGGCTGACCCTTGAAAATGACGACAGAAGCTATTCCCCCCGGGATCTTCTGCCCATGTGCCGGGAAATGAACATTCCCCTGGTCTACGATGTCCACCACCATCGATGTCTTAGTGACGATCTTTCCATCGAAGAGGCAACAGAACGCTGCCTTAGCACCTGGAATCGAGAGCCCCTGTTCCATATTTCATCGCCCAGGGACGGCTGGAACGCCTCGGATACGAGGAAACACCATGATTTCATTGACATCAATGACCTGCCACCCCTGTGGCTTTCAATGGATATTACCGTTGAAGTGGAGGCCAAGGCCAAGGAAGTGGCCATTCGGAAACTCATGGCAGACCTGAACATGATTTAA
- a CDS encoding peroxiredoxin-like family protein produces MEKDPFSTDDLGGLFVLNEQNDPVKVSDFWRERTAVLVFVRHFGUVFCRQQVAELATQANRFKDKGAALVVIGSGDPRYFKQFREITGYGGQLFSDPSLEAFSVLNFSSSITGFMSINSMFKAVSALANGHRQGSVQGSTMQLGGAVVITPSGIVRYYFAGKKAGDHPPVDGLIRAIDS; encoded by the coding sequence ATGGAAAAGGATCCTTTTTCAACGGATGATCTCGGTGGCCTGTTTGTGCTGAACGAACAAAATGATCCGGTAAAAGTATCGGACTTCTGGCGGGAAAGAACCGCTGTCTTGGTCTTTGTTCGGCATTTTGGCTGAGTGTTCTGCCGTCAGCAGGTGGCTGAACTGGCAACACAGGCGAACCGGTTTAAAGACAAAGGTGCCGCTCTTGTGGTCATTGGTTCGGGTGATCCCCGTTATTTTAAACAATTCCGGGAAATCACCGGTTATGGGGGCCAGCTGTTTTCAGACCCCTCCCTGGAGGCCTTTTCCGTTTTAAATTTTTCCAGCAGCATTACCGGATTTATGAGCATCAATTCAATGTTCAAAGCAGTGTCTGCCCTGGCAAACGGTCACCGTCAGGGGTCGGTTCAGGGCAGCACCATGCAGCTGGGAGGTGCTGTGGTGATAACCCCTTCAGGCATTGTCCGGTATTATTTTGCAGGTAAAAAAGCAGGCGATCATCCGCCTGTTGACGGTTTAATCCGGGCGATTGACAGTTAA
- a CDS encoding NAD(P)/FAD-dependent oxidoreductase, which translates to MNKRIDAMDLKDRKDLNVAVVGSGISGICAAYLLQHRHKVTLFEKNDYFGGHTHTVEIPHGPDKGLPVDTGFIVLNQRTYPNFIEFLNQLGVEKCPTEMAFSYYCRHTGLYYASRNPNTLFAQRSNLFKPVYLRFVYEMIRFLSTLRKAYLTDRLDDITLADYVKANGLHQEVIYQFIFPMAAAIWSGSDFQMGRFPVRTFAQFYENHGLLGISGHPPWYFVKGGSHTYVKAFLKSFKGRALASSKIVSITRTGFKPTLYFEDQEPQTFDAVILATHADQALDLLDSPTDLEKKLLGVWTYSHNQTFLHTDKGVMPPNPRAWASWNYTRHTPWDVTSPVTVSYDMTRLQKLDTQRSYFVTLNPREPIPHDHVIKEMDYTHPQYSFAAFNSQKDLPGLNENQHTFFCGSYFGYGFHEDGVRSAVQVAEKFGVAL; encoded by the coding sequence TTGAACAAAAGGATCGATGCCATGGACTTAAAAGACAGGAAAGATCTGAACGTTGCCGTTGTTGGATCGGGTATCTCGGGCATCTGTGCGGCATATCTTCTTCAACACCGCCACAAGGTCACTCTGTTTGAAAAGAATGACTATTTTGGCGGACATACCCACACGGTTGAGATCCCCCATGGCCCGGACAAGGGGTTGCCCGTGGACACGGGTTTTATTGTACTCAACCAAAGGACCTACCCCAATTTTATTGAATTTTTAAACCAGCTGGGTGTTGAAAAATGTCCCACGGAAATGGCGTTCAGTTATTATTGCAGACATACAGGGCTTTACTATGCCAGCCGGAACCCGAACACCTTGTTTGCCCAGCGGTCAAATCTGTTTAAGCCCGTGTATCTTCGATTTGTCTATGAAATGATTCGATTTTTAAGCACACTGCGCAAGGCGTATTTAACGGATCGTCTCGACGATATTACCCTGGCCGACTATGTGAAGGCCAACGGACTGCATCAAGAGGTGATTTACCAGTTTATTTTTCCCATGGCCGCCGCCATATGGTCTGGATCAGACTTTCAGATGGGCCGGTTTCCGGTTCGCACATTTGCCCAATTTTATGAAAATCATGGTTTGCTAGGCATAAGCGGCCATCCACCATGGTATTTTGTCAAGGGCGGCAGTCACACCTATGTAAAGGCCTTTTTAAAATCGTTTAAAGGTAGGGCCCTTGCCTCGTCTAAAATTGTGTCCATCACAAGGACCGGATTTAAACCAACGCTTTACTTTGAGGATCAAGAACCCCAAACTTTTGATGCCGTTATCCTTGCAACCCATGCAGACCAGGCCCTGGACCTGCTGGATTCCCCCACCGACCTGGAAAAAAAATTGCTCGGTGTCTGGACCTACTCCCACAACCAAACCTTTCTGCACACGGACAAAGGCGTGATGCCCCCGAACCCAAGGGCCTGGGCCAGCTGGAATTACACCCGGCATACCCCATGGGATGTGACCTCCCCTGTCACTGTCAGTTATGACATGACACGGCTGCAGAAACTTGACACACAAAGGTCCTATTTTGTCACGCTCAATCCCAGGGAACCCATACCCCATGACCATGTGATCAAGGAGATGGATTATACCCACCCGCAATATTCGTTTGCCGCGTTCAACTCCCAGAAAGACCTGCCCGGGTTGAACGAAAATCAGCATACCTTTTTCTGTGGCAGCTATTTTGGATACGGGTTCCATGAAGACGGGGTAAGGTCCGCCGTCCAGGTGGCAGAAAAATTCGGGGTAGCGCTATGA
- a CDS encoding DUF1365 family protein, translated as MNSRIYIGTIEHRRHLPLVHELSYPIYMFGFDLDDLPRLNRRYPLFGYNRVGITSIHDRDYLYPGTMAMGQKIARLLDEHNIHEPIASVMMITSARYFNYVFNPVNFYYCFSRENLLIAIIAEVNNTFGERHPYVLIQNTSASNQWFARYQATKVFHVSPFNTIEGHYQFYFSAPGDRLEIRIELVQQEKKIMEAILRAHAIPLTCRNHITTLLKHPFAPHLSVPRIYSQAFKLFFHKKLPFYEKPVPGSPMTLAKQNPSFLEVLCQRLVLSLFKKIEKGCLHLTFPDHRTMILGQANSAQTADLQIRDFNFFFRIVFEAEIGLGEAYTAGEWESSDIVSLLKLFIDNRDRFSDGNMIMSYLTRIQERLAHDRRKNTVKNTPGNIAAHYDLSNGLYAVFLDEQMIYSCGLFLGKDDSLADAQARKMQRIVDQADIKPDHHVLEIGCGWGGFAVFVAGQTGCRVTGITVSKAQYDLACQRVKAAGLTDRVTILLQDYRHTRGVYDRIVSIEMIEAVGPQFLGQYFRQCNALLKPGGTMVFQAITIADERYEQYCRERDWIQKHIFPGGHLPCLKILNTTLSDKTGFKVTDIFHMGLHYATTLAHWRKRFESHGKEITGMGFDREFFRKWIYYFSICEAGFATQSTDVVQITLGR; from the coding sequence ATGAATTCAAGAATTTACATCGGCACCATCGAACATCGTCGCCATCTGCCCTTGGTCCATGAGCTATCCTATCCCATTTACATGTTTGGGTTTGACCTGGACGACCTGCCCAGGTTAAATCGCAGGTACCCGTTGTTTGGGTATAACCGGGTTGGCATCACATCCATCCATGACAGGGATTACCTGTATCCGGGCACCATGGCCATGGGACAAAAAATTGCCCGCCTGCTGGACGAGCACAACATCCACGAACCCATTGCTTCGGTGATGATGATCACTTCGGCCAGATATTTTAATTATGTGTTTAATCCGGTGAATTTTTATTATTGTTTTTCAAGGGAGAATCTGCTGATCGCCATTATCGCGGAGGTTAACAATACCTTTGGCGAACGCCACCCCTATGTGTTGATCCAAAATACCAGTGCTTCAAATCAGTGGTTTGCACGTTACCAGGCAACCAAGGTGTTCCATGTGTCCCCGTTCAATACGATTGAGGGCCATTACCAGTTTTATTTTTCAGCACCTGGTGACCGCCTGGAAATCCGGATTGAACTCGTTCAGCAGGAAAAAAAAATCATGGAGGCGATATTGCGCGCCCATGCCATACCTTTGACCTGTCGCAATCATATAACGACCCTGCTCAAACACCCCTTTGCCCCCCATTTGAGTGTTCCCAGGATCTATTCCCAGGCATTTAAACTCTTTTTCCACAAAAAACTGCCATTTTACGAGAAACCCGTACCCGGCAGCCCCATGACATTAGCCAAACAGAACCCGAGTTTTTTGGAAGTCCTCTGCCAACGGCTGGTTCTTAGCCTTTTTAAAAAGATTGAAAAAGGATGCCTGCACCTGACTTTTCCGGATCATCGAACAATGATACTGGGCCAGGCAAACAGTGCCCAGACCGCTGATCTCCAGATCCGGGATTTCAATTTTTTTTTCAGAATTGTTTTTGAGGCAGAGATTGGATTGGGTGAAGCCTATACGGCAGGGGAATGGGAATCGTCTGATATTGTCAGCCTGTTAAAGCTGTTCATCGATAACAGGGACCGGTTTTCCGATGGTAACATGATCATGTCCTATCTGACCCGGATCCAGGAGCGACTGGCCCATGACCGACGCAAAAACACCGTCAAGAACACCCCCGGGAACATCGCTGCCCATTATGACCTGAGCAATGGGCTGTATGCTGTTTTTCTGGACGAGCAGATGATTTATTCGTGCGGTCTTTTTTTGGGAAAGGACGATTCCCTGGCCGATGCCCAGGCCCGCAAAATGCAGCGCATTGTCGACCAGGCAGACATCAAACCCGACCACCATGTGCTTGAAATCGGCTGCGGCTGGGGAGGGTTTGCCGTGTTTGTCGCAGGGCAGACCGGTTGCAGGGTCACGGGCATCACCGTTTCTAAAGCCCAGTATGACCTGGCATGCCAGCGGGTAAAAGCTGCAGGACTCACGGACAGGGTCACCATATTGCTCCAGGATTACCGCCACACCAGGGGCGTCTATGATCGGATTGTTTCCATTGAAATGATCGAGGCCGTGGGTCCTCAATTTCTGGGGCAGTATTTCAGGCAGTGCAACGCCCTTTTAAAACCCGGCGGCACCATGGTGTTCCAGGCCATCACCATTGCAGATGAACGATACGAACAGTATTGCAGGGAACGGGACTGGATCCAAAAACACATTTTTCCGGGCGGCCATTTGCCATGCCTGAAGATTCTTAATACGACCCTGTCCGACAAGACAGGTTTCAAGGTCACAGACATTTTCCATATGGGGCTTCATTATGCCACGACCCTTGCCCATTGGCGAAAACGGTTTGAGTCCCATGGGAAAGAGATTACCGGTATGGGGTTTGACAGGGAATTTTTCCGAAAATGGATCTATTATTTTTCAATCTGTGAGGCCGGGTTTGCCACACAAAGCACCGACGTCGTCCAGATCACCCTGGGCCGCTAA
- a CDS encoding pyridoxamine 5'-phosphate oxidase family protein, producing MTLKDYFEKTAGTGVLSTADSKGNINTAVYSRPHFTEDDKLAFIMRDRLSHRNLGSNPHAAYLFMEEGPGYKGKRLYLRMVREEKNADQIEALQRRKYAKEVNEDRFLVFFELVKERPLVGDDNDGQ from the coding sequence ATGACACTGAAAGATTATTTTGAAAAAACAGCTGGAACAGGGGTACTATCAACAGCAGACAGCAAGGGCAATATCAACACAGCCGTTTATTCCCGGCCCCATTTCACAGAAGACGACAAACTGGCCTTTATCATGCGGGACCGCCTGTCCCACCGCAACCTTGGGTCCAACCCCCATGCTGCATATCTTTTCATGGAAGAAGGTCCGGGTTATAAGGGAAAGCGGCTTTATCTGCGCATGGTCAGGGAAGAGAAAAACGCGGACCAAATTGAAGCCCTCCAGCGCAGAAAATATGCAAAGGAAGTGAACGAAGACAGGTTCCTCGTTTTTTTCGAACTCGTCAAAGAACGTCCCCTTGTGGGGGATGACAACGACGGCCAGTAA